Genomic window (Marasmius oreades isolate 03SP1 chromosome 3, whole genome shotgun sequence):
TTGGGATGTAAATTCCTATTGTCAGCGGTGGCAACTCCATCTGGTGCTCTCCCGTCTTGTCAATAAAGCTTTCAAAGGCGGGTTGTTGACGCCTATCTCGGGCACTGCATTCATTGTTTGGTATTACAGAGCGATGGGTGCGGCTATTGGGAAGAACTGTTCGATATTTACTGGTGGTCGCCTAGGCTTAATGACGGAGCCTGACCTCGTGGAGGTAGGTTGTTCCCacccttctttcttcttgatgATAAACCTGATGAGGCTTGCTCCACTCAGCTTGGGAACGACGTATCACTCGACAATTGTTCCGTCGTGGCACACGTTAATTCCAGAGGTCAGTTTTCACTGAATCATCTCAAGATTGGAAATAGGTAAGTACTTGgatgtcatcgtcgtcacGACGCCCGCTAATACATAAACGTACTTTCTGGTCAGTTGTGCGATGCGGAGTGGATCGAGGTTACTTTCCGGAGCTTCCATGGAGGACCGAAGTATTTTATGTGAGCATACACTATTAACGTCGGGGGAGGTCGCTGTGACTGGCACTGCGTATACCGGCTGGCCTGGGCACGTACATATCGCATAACATCCAATGTAGCTGTTAGCCTGAAGAGTCGTGTGCCTTTGTGCCTTTCGCCCAAGGAAACCCACGACCCTGAGTGACTCGCTGCCTGATTCTATTTTCCTGGATAGGAGATATTCATGCATACCCTGGAGTAGAATGAGACCTTAAAGCTCAGAGTTGCTGCGTACACTTCTTAAAGAGCGACTCAAGCTCAGGCAAAGCTCAGGGAGATAAATGGGCGTGTCAAGCCTCAAATTTCAATTGGTGGCAATTGGTGTTCGTTCAAATTGGGTATGTTGATTGATAATGGTCAATCTGGAAAACACGTTGATTATACACCTGCTAATTCGCTGATGTGGCTCTATGTGGATGGGAAGCAGTGAGTTCGAGTTCATGTCTAGACATCTACCGTTATGTAACCTCATCTGACCCGTTCAACTTAATCGCTGTGTAGAGAATGGCAAACCACTGCTTTGTTTGAAGAGCGGTACACCCTCGCCGGTCGGCCCGCACGTGGGGCGACACCGGCGACTACTCCGTTCGGACGAGCGTATATCTTCTTGTTGCTGGAATATACGTCCATCTCAAAGCGTTACTCGCTTTTTGCCTGGGTCATTCTGATGAAGTGGGTTTTGAATCTTGATACTAAGCCGTAGACGTTTAGGGCAGTACAATTGGGTTATAAACTCCTATTTATTTTTCTGCGACATCTGGTGCTGTCCCGTCTTGTTAATAAAGCTTTCAAAGGCGGGCGTTTAACATTTAACCCCTATCTCGGGAATGCATTCATTTGTCTGGTATTAACAGAGTGACTATTGGGAGGAACTGTTCCATATTTACCAGCGGTCATCTGGGTTTAATGACGGAACCTGATCTCATGAAGGTAAGctgtttttttctctttctcttctgatGAGGTTTCACTTCATTTAGCTTGGGAACGACGTATCGCTCGATAATCATTGTTCCGCCGTGGCGCCCGTCACTTCCAGAGGTCACTTTTCACTGAATCACCTCAAGATTGGAAAGGTAAGTACTTGGTTGGTGTTCATTACATCGCCATAATGTCATAAACTGTTTTGTTAGTTGTCCGATGCGGAGTGGATCGAGGTTCCTTTCGGGGGCTTCGATGGAGGACCGGTGCATACACTATTAACGTCGGGGACGTTGCTGTGCGTATACCGACTGGCCTGGGCGTGTACATATCGCATAACGTCCATTATAGCTGTTAGAAGGTCGGAGGCGGTGTGCCTTTGTGCCTTTCGCCCACGGACACCCACGACCCTGAGTGACTCACTACTTTCCTGGACAACCAGGAGACATTCATGGATACCATGGAATAGAATGACCTTAAAGCTCGGAGCTGGTGCGTACACCTCTCAATAAGCGACTCAAGACTCAGGGAGATAGGTGGGCGTCACTGTCAGTCTTAATTGGTGGCGTTCAAATTAGGTATGGTGTGAAGCTGACTGATAATGCACTGTATCCCTTGTTACTCCTTGTTACTCATTCTGGACAATCTGGACAACACGTTAGAAATGCTTATCCTTGTAAGGATTTGGCCGCAGATCGCGGATCACGTTACTTGCACGTTACCGCGCATTGATCCGAAAGGGCCGCTCCCAAAGCTCCGCTTTATTTGATCTGGCACAGAATGAGCATCGGTATACTGCGTCATTGGTAACCTAATTACTCACCCCACCAGGTACTAGTAGTCCACCATTCACAACTTCTTTAGATCCCTCAGCGACTCGCTCATGGAGTCGATGCGCAGTTCTTCATTGATAGTGGAGTCGGCGCGTTATCTTGACCTAATGACTTGATACTGACGCCCGGTGTCTGGGCGACTCAGCGCCTCAGCAACTTCAAGTTAACACCATGTTCATCCCGCTTTGATTTCTATTCGCAAGGGTCATCTAGATGGTACATTGACCCTCTTTCTTGTGCTTCGCTGCGGAACTAAACTTGGCCAGGGCGAAAAAGGGTTGTGGTATTAATTGATGTGAGCTCTGGTCGAAAATGGCTTTCGAACGTCCCCGACGCGACAGCTGTATTGACAGCCTTTTCTTGAATCAAGGTTGATCATTGATATTAGACTGCACCGCATCGGGGGCCCCAGACTGTACAAGTTCGTATTCACGTGTGTTCGACGCTCGAGTCTAAACTAATTTGGAACACCATACGAGCGCTAATCCAGTCCAGGTTCCCGCAAGCTGTGTCTACTCCTACATATTTCCCCGGAATGAACCACGCGTGGCGCAGGAACATATTATATAACGACTTGCCCAAAACGACTAAATAGACTCATGTTTTTTCGACTTCAACAGCTTTAACCACCTTCCGATGACTCGGCTTCCAATAGGAAATCTATATCAGTGGCGACTTCACTTAGTTCTGACATCGAGTTCCACCATCGTAAAATTGCTGTTGAGGGCGGGTTCTCTTATGGTTTCCCTCACCTCATCATTGGCCCACatgccttcttctcttttccccAGGGTGAGAGAAGTATCTGAATCCCGCAAAGCTGTTAGACTGTTATGATTTGGGTGGTGGAGTCTGAATTTACTTGCAAAACTGAGACCGGCCCGCCGGGGTGTGGGTCCATTCCGATTCACGCAAGTTCCAGTACGGAAGCCTAGATTGGTATGCAGAGCCCCGTTCCGTGCAGGCAATCAAGCAGTGTAATTCATtcccgccgccgccgcctaTATATTAACCACTGTGTGGGGCAACATTCCCCTTATGGCATGATGGGCGCTTGGATCCGATTGTGTCACCGACGTGCACATGTTATTTATAAGGTCCACGGATTTTTTCACCCACCCTCAATTCTTATCCACAATACCCCCCACTCGCATACTCGCGTACCAAACGATTTCTCTGTTCACAACCTCTAGGTACATGCCAGTGCCAGGCTCCAAACACGTTAGGTTTGCGAAGATTAGGACTGAATACACCATCCCTACCTATCCATCCCGATCGTATACAATATCTTCGCTTCCCTCTTCTAATGGCCCAGTAACACCACCCTCTTACCAGGTTCCTCTTCCTGGTCATTCTCATTCCAAGCCAAAATCCGCTATGCAGCGTACTCGTGCTCATAGTTTGCTTGCGTATTCCGGATCACATCACCCAGCTCTCAATTTCGACGTAACCCTCCCGGTATCAGCTTTAACAGCTAGATACCGTCCATTACCGAGCCCACTCCTTTCAGAACCTGCCCTTTCCCCGGTAGTTCCCTCCCTAGTACTCACGACCCATCTCCTGCCTTGGGCAATTACCATCCACGCCTCCAACGGATACTTCGTTACCGTCAGAGACGTTCTCGACGCGATCTATCGGACACTCCGGAAGAACGTCACTCACAACGAGTATAACTCCATATCATCTCACCAGGACCGACTTCGAGTGAACGAAGCGTACGAACGTCGGTACAGTCGTATCCGTGACTACCACGCTTCTCGCGAGGAGAAGCAGAGCGGAGTGAAGAGGGTTGATTTTCTTCACAAACGGACTCGGTTCATGGGGATTCTTCCTTCGAAGGGGGCATCGCATGTTTGGGAGTTACGGTTGGATCATCATTAAAACCTCCTCcttatcttttttttttgttttctttttttgacGTATACCAGTGTCGACCGGTTTCGCTCTGGGACTTTTTTAGTCTCACAGATACCCCTCCATCCCACCCCAACCCCTACATGTTTACTCTACAGCATGCACTAATCTGTAGCTTACAATCACATACAAATGACTCACCGTTGTATCTATGGCTATGTTTATATCATAATTATTCGAATTTGAATGCCTCCCGTGCCTGTCATTTCGAGCGCTGAAGGCGCTCAAGGTTCGATCTTCCTACTTAGTTTGCACATgtaaaaagaagagaaagtgaGTTCGGAACCCACTTGCCATATGGGAGATGAACCCCAGctttgccactttggtactgcGGGCCGTGACACTAGTAGCGAGCCTGCTACTTGGTTCATTTTTCCTTCGAGTTTTATTTTCGGACTTTGAGACACGAGTCATCGGGGAGAGGGGGCCGCGAGTGGGTGCATGATGGGTCCGAGGACCCGTTGAGAATATTTGTTCCTTGGAAGTCTAGAGACTAGGACCTTCTCCGAGACTCACAAGTTCGTCGCTAAAATAGGCACGAGGCATTTTAGCTCGTTCAAATGGGGAATCACCACTAGTGCGAAACTGACCTCACAACGTATGTATTCGACATACATGATATGACATCGGTGGAGATGACGAGGTACAAGAGAAATGACAAATCGACCGGCCCGCACCTGCGATTTACATTTTCAAAAGACGATCCCCGAGATTGTAAGTACAAGCGCGGTATTCGTACATATGGTACTGGTGGTCTGCTCGGTGTTGTGGTATGCATATGGTAAATGAATGTGAAGCGTGATGTGAGACAGAGTTCAATGAATATAATGGGACGTACCTATAAGGTATGAACTCCCTTCGGCCACACATACCACCGCCATCCTCTTGGTGTAATCGTCCTCATTGTCCCTCAAATGCTCATTGAATCATAttggaagaagttgaacgttgaagctAAGTTTGGACAGTGGATCGGCGGGCCGAAAAGTGCTTTGATTTAACGGTTTACTCCTCCGTTAGCCTCTTAATGTCGAGGAACGAGATACCCTTCAGTAGAATAACGTGGAGGAGACTCTCTCAGGTGAACGCACGCACAACACAACGCCAGCCTTACTTTTCCACTCCCCGATCTACTCAGTCCCCCAGACGTTGACTTTGACCAGCGTAATGGCAGCCCAACCCAATCCAAGCAACATCAAGGAGCATGGGAAGAGTCTCGTATCGAGCGGAGAAGTCAACTCGAGGTCTTGAGGGCCTTTAACAATGACAACGACGAGCATTCGCATTCTTTCTTCGTCACTTCCGGAAAGTCACCGTGACAGTCACATGACCTACGTCACGGAGACGCTTCTGAACGTACTGAACTGTTGGCATTGTGTTCTCCCCTAGCAAAGTGACAGCGAGACTGTGTTGATCTTTTATCCGTTGCTGATGTACCCGAGAAGAGCCGGCGCTAATTGGGATTTGGTGGAGTATGGAAGGGTAAGAGAGGGTGTTTGAACGGAACGACGTTCAAGCGTTGCGAAATTTGGCGAGCGATTTAGTGGTTCTGGACTATCCCTGTGTATGCTCTGCCATGGATtcgaggggggggggggggtgatAGTTACCGCTATCCTGTTGACAATTCCGAGATCTGAAGGTTCCGACCCGACTGGAGGACTGGATGAGAAGAACGCATGATGAATAGAACTCTTGAAGGCTTTCGACGGTTTTGTTATTGTCTCGAGATGTGTCCTAGAAAATATATATTAGATGTAGTAGGCCGACTGCAGCTGGAGCGGAAGACAGTCTCCACCCACCAGTTGTGAACATATTCTTCGGCGCTACTGGGCGGGTTCGGATTGTGCTGAGTCCTGACATATTACAGGTCACTGGGTAATCAGCAAGCACACTGTTCCGCAACTCTGAGTGAGGACACTTAAGTATTTAGCAGTCGAAATGGAGTATCGAACGCACATCATTACTCTAGAACGAGTTTGTTGGGTTACCTCGTGAAGAAACAGGTAGTCGACCAGGCCGTAGCCTCAACAACAGATACAAAAACTCCAATTCAGTTGGGTGTATAGATTTGAAGCGTGATGTGAAAGTGCGAGTGACAGTGAGATAGATGGAGGGACTTCATTGTGAGAAAATTTCGAGCCCTAGTGTCCTCGTACATATAAGTATACTGGGTGACCCAGAACACCCACCCACCCCCCTCCTACCCACCTCTGATtcgtaccaccaccattccCCACCATCCTCGTCCATCCCACCACTGCTGTAGACCACAACAGGGTTTCAAAAGCTCACTCAAAGCACCAGAAGCGCTCGATTTGACGGTTTATCGGAAAGGTGAGGTTGTCGTTGTGGCATCATGCTCGCCGACGTTACGAGGCTGATGAGGGTGTAGACGGTGGCGGACATTCCCTTTGGATGCAAAGCCTAACGTTAACCACAGCTGCCCAATATCCATCCCATTCACCACCCCGTACGACCCAGGCCGCCATAACATTAACCAGCGTAATGGCAGTCCAATTATCCCAATCCACGGACCATCACAAAGCGCGAGGAACATGGGCCATTGAAGAAAGAAGTGGACATGCACTGTGTAACAACACACAAGAAGCCAATTTGAGGCTGCAGTCGCCGtcagcgacgacgacgacgccaTGTACAAGTGACCTTTATCTGCCCCTTCCTTTTCCGGAATGTGACGGTGACAACCACGGGACCAATGTCACGGAGACGATACCTCCCCCCCCGCTGGACCGTTGGCAATGCGTTCGTCTCCCCTCGCAAAGTGACAGCGAGACGGGAGTCAACCTTCATTCGTCGCTGCTAAACCCAAGAAGAGCGGGAGTTCATTGGGATGTATTGGATTCGAATGGAAGGGTAGCGGAGtggttgaaggaacgctGGCATCCGGTGAAGGATTTGGCGAGTCGTCCAGCACTTCCCTCAATGTCGGTAGTGCATCCGTGGTTACCGTGGCCTATCACTGTCCATGCGTCTGGAATGGATTCGAGGGGAGTTACGGTTGCTGATGTCCTCCTGGCAGTTTCGAGTAATCTAATGATTCCAATCGATGAAACGGGGAGGACTAGAATGTGGTATTTGCGAGGAAGACAGATGTTCGTTGGTTTGCGGACGAGCGAGATTGGGGGTGATGTATGGGAGTTGGTTGTAGCGTAGTTTCGGGATCGTTTCTTCTGCACATACCCATGTATCAGTATTGTTGAAGCTACGAATTAACATAACCGGCGCACCTGTTGTCGTTCAACAAATGCCTTCTGAGGATGACAAGAACTCTAGATTGCCAGTAGGGATACCCCATGCACGAGCTCTGAATATCCAACGTTAGATGATATCGAACTGAAAGAAGAAGCACGTACAATTTGTAGAGCCGGACTGGGTATCCAGTGTAGGGTTTATTCTCTCCATTGCTGCATCGTCTATGAGTTAAAGGTCCATCCCCAACGACCCATGTTCCTCAGTCCTCAAGTCATCCTCAAGTCATCTAAAATTAAGTTGAGGCCGATCCTTTATGGAGGAAGAAACTATCCATACCTTGACACAAAATACTTTCTGGAGTCGTAAGTGGTCCAAGGCCGCTCTTTAGTTCAAGCTACTCGTCGTCAACGTTCCTGGTCAAATAGAGGGATGTGTTTGTGCTTGTTTAAATCCGGCTCGGGCCGTAACATTTGTCACTTGTGACGTCGGCTGGATCGTGGACAGCTCTGTTCCTCTCTATCGTTCGACATGACCACGAAAGCAGCTTTACGCCCCCTTCTTGTCGTCGCTGGCGTCGGAGGTGGCTCTGGTACAGGCGCTGCCTCTGCGTAAGCTTTATCCATTGCCCACTTCTGGGACGCGCTACTTTGTTGACCAACTGAAACAGGAAATTGTTCTCAAAGTCGGGTTACGACGTTGCGCTCATCGCTCGAAACGCTGGTTCTCTACAAAAACTCTCTGATGAGATCAACTCGAACCCAAAGCTCACCGGCAAGGTCATTCTTTTATTCAGTTTAACGATTGTTCCAAGGCCAACCGCCCAACTAAATTTCTTTGTTTCCGAACATAGGCGACAGCATTCGAAGCTCGTTCCTACTCACACCAGGACATGAAGAATGTTTTCAACGAAATCTGGTCCCATTACGATCCCAAACAAACCGTTTTCCGTGCAGCTATCTATAACATTGGATATCCAATCTTCAAACCGTTCTTGGAGACtaccccagaagaattcaGGGCCTCGTTAGAGGGAAATGTCGAGGCGGCATACGCATTCTCAAGGGAAGTCATTCCGAAGTTGCTCGAAAACCAGGAGAACGAGGAATTTGAAATAGATGGGAAGACGATTGTCGGTGGCAAGGGTAGCTTGATTTTCACGGGTGCTACGGCGGCCTTGAGGGGAGGAAAACAAACTAGTGCATTCAGTACGGCTAAGGGTGGGAGTAGGAATTTGAATCAGAGTTTGGCCAAGGAATTCTGGCCCCAGGGAGTTCATGTGAGTTCAAGAGTCGtgtctccctctgtcgaAACTGACGAATGGTTTTTTTTCTGTATAGGTGGCTCATGTAAGCTCTTTTCTACTCTTGCAACTGCTTGAACTCTCGACTTATACTCGCATGCACTTAAGGCGATTATAGACGGACGTAAGTTTCCTTCCCTTCGACAACATGGCTTAACCGCTGATCTCTCCTAACAGGCATTCAGGGCGAACACTCAAAGAGTGGATTAGACCCAGAATCCATCGCTCAGGTCCGTGcgcctttcttctttcctgtATCTTTTTTTGATTTGAGATGGCGTTCGCAGGCATATCTCAACCTCGCGAGGCAAGAACGTACCGTTTGGACTTGGGAGTTGGACTGTGAGCCTCTAATTTCTGTTTATTTCTTTTAGCCCTACTATATGATGGTGTTTACAGTGAGGCCAGCAGAAGAAAATTggtaaataaataaaaatcAAGCTCGAACCGGGCGTTGTGATGTGTATTCATCATTCCACCATTTCACTTCATTTTGATTTATTTCTTCTCCGTCACAGTATGTTTCTCGTTGATATCTAAAAAAACTCGTGGCTCTTTTCATCTACGAAGGATGTATATATATGTATATCAGTAATCTGATGTCTGTAGAGTACCCACCAATTATTTGATTGAGCTTCAAATTGATTCAAGTGGCCAATTTGCGTTGCTGCAGTAGACAATCGTACaaatactgagactgtgtgAGACATCTAGGGGATATATCAACTACCAGATATGAAACAGAACAGTACGGTACAAGGAATCCAACTCACAATCCAGCACAACCAAGTCCTCTTGACACAAACTAATTGCCCCATTCCAGGCCAAAAGCCCTCCCAAACAAAGCCTGGCCATCATGTTGTTGTCTCTAGGGAGGTTGAGGATAATAAACTAGACTTTCTCCCAATCACCACTGGGGGTCCACCATTTAGAACTGTCCCTTCCAGCCATGAAATGTACTCCTGCAAGCACAGTAAATCAGCCACTGCAATGCACCATATCTTGTACTTATCCACCTGCAGGGACAACAACCAAGAGATAACCAATATTTCTCTCAATATTCAATGTTCTTCAAAGTATCCTGGGTTGATATTAGCTCTGGTTCTGTTT
Coding sequences:
- a CDS encoding uncharacterized protein (antiSMASH:Cluster_3.2) — encoded protein: MTEPDLMKLGNDVSLDNHCSAVAPVTSRGHFSLNHLKIGKLSDAEWIEVPFGGFDGGPVHTLLTSGTLLC
- a CDS encoding uncharacterized protein (antiSMASH:Cluster_3.2) is translated as MPVPGSKHVRFAKIRTEYTIPTYPSRSYTISSLPSSNGPVTPPSYQVPLPGHSHSKPKSAMQRTRAHSLLAYSGSHHPALNFDVTLPVSALTARYRPLPSPLLSEPALSPVVPSLVLTTHLLPWAITIHASNGYFVTVRDVLDAIYRTLRKNVTHNEYNSISSHQDRLRVNEAYERRYSRIRDYHASREEKQSGVKRVDFLHKRTRFMGILPSKGASHVWELRLDHH
- a CDS encoding uncharacterized protein (antiSMASH:Cluster_3.2) yields the protein MAVQLSQSTDHHKARGTWAIEERSGHALCNNTQEANLRLQSPSATTTTPCTSDLYLPLPFPECDGDNHGTNVTETIPPPPLDRWQCVRLPSQSDSETGVNLHSSLLNPRRAGVHWDVLDSNGRVAEWLKERWHPVKDLASRPALPSMSVVHPWLPWPITVHASGMDSRGVTVADVLLAVSSNLMIPIDETGRTRMWYLRGRQMFVGLRTSEIGGDVWELVVA
- a CDS encoding uncharacterized protein (antiSMASH:Cluster_3.3), translating into MTTKAALRPLLVVAGVGGGSGTGAASAKLFSKSGYDVALIARNAGSLQKLSDEINSNPKLTGKATAFEARSYSHQDMKNVFNEIWSHYDPKQTVFRAAIYNIGYPIFKPFLETTPEEFRASLEGNVEAAYAFSREVIPKLLENQENEEFEIDGKTIVGGKGSLIFTGATAALRGGKQTSAFSTAKGGSRNLNQSLAKEFWPQGVHVAHAIIDGRIQGEHSKSGLDPESIAQAYLNLARQERTVWTWELDLRPAEENW